The following is a genomic window from Bacillus sp. V2I10.
GCATTCTGAAATGACAAGCATCAAGTAGATCAGCTATTGGCGAACAAATCAAGAGTATCCAGCAAATGCTATGTTTGGAATGGATGGTCTAGGTGAATCACTCAAAAGCATTACCCGTAGAAATTGGAGAAAATTATCACATATTGAGGCTAATATGAAATGAATTCAGAAAGACAAACCTGGCATTATAGCAGGAAGATAAATTATTGCGTCTGGTGATAGGGGGAAAAAATAGTTATGTTTTCGTTGTAAAGATATTCAATATCTTCAAGTCAGACATGGGACATTTCCGCATAAGACCAGTAACAACAGCAGGGAACGAACCCGGAACATGATGGTTACAAGAAAAAATCAAAATGACAGGAATAAATGATACAAAATATATAAGGATAAAAGTACCGGCTGTTGATAGTAACAGCCATTTTTTAATCCTTATATCATACTTACTTAATAGCCAAGTTTTCTGAAAAATTGAAAAGAAAACAAACGTGGACCATTCAAAAATAATTATCTGTCTCTCGACATTAATTTGGACTTCCTTTGATTAAAATGTTTGATGCCTTTCCAAAATCCAACCCTACTTTTCCCGTTAATTCAGCAATTTTATGTGCAAGTACAACAGCATTTACACCGCAGCAAATCAAGGCGATATCAAATTCATCTTTATTAGCTTTTATTTTTCCTAATGTATCAGTCATCTGATTATAGTGAGAGAAGGGAATTGTCATCGTAATTTCTAATTTATAAGGCTCACTCTGTAAAATATTTTTTAGTTGATCCGCGAATTGGTAAATGATAAGGATTTTTTTCCCTTTTAATATCTTCCAAAACTCCGGTTCCTTAGCGAGTTCTCTATTTAAGCAGGCATGACAAGTATATTCAGGATTTATTTTATAATAGGAAAATATTTTATCAGTTAAATCTCGCTTAAGATGACTTGGAGCTTGAATAATAGTGTCATTTTGAGGAAGAACTCCAACCACATTTGCTTTTCTGATAGCTTCTATCATTAAATCCCTTAAAGATGCATTAGGTAATTTAACTCCTTTTTGACCGTTATTTGCTTTAATGACCCAGGGCTCTCTCAACACATCCTGGATATTCATTACGGTGTTTTGAGACATTACTAAATTCTCTCCATCCCCTATTCTCACCAAAGAAAAGGGCTCTTTCTCATTTAGAGCATTCCCTATTAATTGTATGACTTCATCCATTTCCAGATACATACTCTTAAACATACTAAAACCACTCCTAAATTCCAAAATTAATTAAGTATCTTTTATAGAATATGAAATAGCTTCTCTGAATTCTTATATTATCAACCATTTTTAGAATTTAGATGAATTTGTCTATTCCATAAACTATCAGAAATCATAAGATAGGTTTGTAAGAGAGTAAATATTAGATGTGGATCTTAGAAATTAACGAAAATCATATCTATTTATACTAATCTCAATTTTTTGTAATTTAGAGAAACGAGTTAAAAGAGTAATGAAAATAACTAAAGGTGGAGAAAAATTGTGAAAAAGAAATTAATTATAAGAATTCCTTTTAATAATATAGGAGCAAATGAGGA
Proteins encoded in this region:
- a CDS encoding GT-D fold domain-containing glycosyltransferase; this translates as MFKSMYLEMDEVIQLIGNALNEKEPFSLVRIGDGENLVMSQNTVMNIQDVLREPWVIKANNGQKGVKLPNASLRDLMIEAIRKANVVGVLPQNDTIIQAPSHLKRDLTDKIFSYYKINPEYTCHACLNRELAKEPEFWKILKGKKILIIYQFADQLKNILQSEPYKLEITMTIPFSHYNQMTDTLGKIKANKDEFDIALICCGVNAVVLAHKIAELTGKVGLDFGKASNILIKGSPN